The following coding sequences lie in one Candidatus Thermokryptus mobilis genomic window:
- a CDS encoding universal stress protein, protein MKEIKKILVPLDFSDYSFQALEYAKAIAEKFNAEIILLNVVEPVMFIADLTMGQINIPSIESEMLQRSEEKMKETIDTLKNNFKVNGIVKLGKPDKEIIDLANSQRVDLIVIGTHGHSKVEHLLFGSTAEKVIRRSNCSVLIIKPVSQS, encoded by the coding sequence GTGAAGGAAATTAAGAAAATTTTAGTTCCCCTTGATTTCTCAGATTACTCTTTTCAAGCGCTTGAATATGCAAAAGCAATAGCTGAAAAATTTAATGCGGAAATAATCCTTCTAAATGTGGTTGAACCAGTCATGTTCATCGCTGACCTCACAATGGGGCAAATCAACATACCATCAATTGAAAGTGAGATGCTTCAGAGATCCGAAGAAAAGATGAAAGAGACCATTGACACTTTGAAAAATAATTTCAAAGTAAATGGCATCGTTAAACTTGGTAAACCTGACAAAGAGATAATTGACCTTGCAAATTCTCAAAGGGTTGATTTAATAGTCATTGGAACTCACGGACATAGCAAAGTTGAACACCTACTATTTGGAAGCACCGCTGAAAAAGTGATTCGCAGATCAAATTGTTCTGTTTTGATAATCAAACCAGTTTCGCAAAGTTAA
- a CDS encoding vitamin B12-dependent ribonucleotide reductase: MEYVKKKTVGEETPSDNVLSVDKSLKRGLKFKRFFTKEGVHPFDEIQWEKRDAVITNEKGEVVFEQKGVEVPAFWSMLATNIVVSKYFHGQVGTPEREYSVKQLIERVARTITNWGVKDGYFADDESTDIFYNELVYLLVNQYASFNSPVWFNVGVEEKPQASACFINSVQDTMESILELAKTEGMLFKYGSGTGTNFSTLRSSKEKLSGGGIASGPVSFMRGFDAFAGVIKSGGKTRRAAKMVILNVDHPDIIDFIKSKAEEEKKAHILIKAGYDPGFNVPGGAYDSVQFQNANHSVRVTDDFMRAVLEDKQWHTRYVTTGEICDTYRARDIMRMIAEAAWICGDPGMQFDTTINNWHTCPNTGRINASNPCSEFMFLDDSACNLASLNLMKFRKEDGSFDIVAFRQAVDILITAQEIIVDNASYPTKAIEKNSRDYRPLGLGYANLGALLMSLGLPYDSDEARAYAGAITAIMTGEAYRQSALIAKEMGPFKGFELNREPMLGVIRKHMSYVDKIDKNLIPDELFDSAKKVWKEAYELGQKYGYRNAQVTVLAPTGTIGFMMDCDTTGIEPDIALVKYKKLVGGGFLKIVNNTVPLALKKLGYNEKQIKDIVDYIDKNDTIEGAPHLKEEHLPVFDCAFKPAKGKRFIHYMGHVKMMAAVQPFISGAISKTVNMPNDVSVDDVIQLFIDAWKMGLKAIAIYRDGSKGTQPLSTSLEDKKEEKKIEYRPIRRRLPDERNSITHKFSVAGHEGYITVGMYPDGTPGEIFITMSKEGSTLSGLMDAFATAISLALQYGVPLKVLVDKFSHMRFEPSGYTNNPDIPIAKSIIDYIFRWLGKKFLKPEEQPSNLDYTDILNGTYLVERGVAPRSEALEKYEKQVFESQSDAPPCPSCGTIMQRSGSCYVCPNCGSTSGCS, translated from the coding sequence ATGGAGTATGTTAAGAAAAAAACAGTGGGTGAAGAAACCCCGAGTGATAATGTTTTGTCTGTTGATAAATCTTTAAAAAGGGGGCTTAAATTCAAGAGGTTCTTCACGAAGGAGGGTGTTCATCCGTTTGATGAGATTCAATGGGAAAAAAGAGATGCGGTTATAACGAACGAGAAGGGAGAGGTTGTTTTTGAACAAAAAGGGGTTGAAGTTCCCGCTTTTTGGTCAATGCTTGCTACGAATATAGTTGTATCAAAGTATTTTCACGGTCAGGTTGGGACTCCAGAGAGGGAATATAGCGTAAAACAATTGATAGAAAGAGTCGCAAGGACGATAACGAATTGGGGGGTGAAGGATGGATATTTTGCGGATGATGAATCTACGGATATTTTTTACAACGAGCTTGTTTATCTATTGGTTAATCAATATGCTTCTTTTAATTCACCAGTTTGGTTCAATGTTGGTGTTGAAGAAAAACCGCAAGCATCTGCCTGTTTTATAAACTCGGTTCAGGACACCATGGAATCAATTCTTGAGCTTGCGAAGACGGAGGGGATGTTGTTTAAGTATGGTTCTGGGACTGGGACTAATTTTTCAACTCTTCGTTCTTCTAAAGAAAAACTCTCTGGTGGAGGGATTGCAAGTGGTCCGGTTTCGTTTATGAGGGGGTTTGATGCTTTTGCTGGTGTAATAAAAAGCGGTGGCAAGACGAGAAGAGCTGCAAAGATGGTTATTTTAAATGTTGATCACCCAGATATAATTGATTTCATAAAGTCAAAAGCTGAAGAAGAGAAAAAGGCGCATATTTTAATAAAGGCAGGTTATGATCCAGGGTTTAATGTCCCAGGTGGAGCTTATGACTCGGTTCAATTCCAGAACGCAAATCATTCAGTGAGGGTGACAGATGATTTTATGAGAGCAGTTCTTGAGGATAAACAATGGCATACAAGATATGTGACCACCGGTGAGATATGCGATACATATAGGGCAAGGGATATCATGAGGATGATAGCAGAGGCGGCTTGGATTTGCGGTGACCCGGGGATGCAATTTGACACAACCATAAACAACTGGCATACCTGTCCAAACACCGGAAGGATAAATGCAAGTAATCCTTGTTCTGAATTTATGTTTCTTGATGATAGCGCTTGTAATCTTGCTTCATTGAACTTGATGAAATTCAGGAAAGAGGATGGAAGTTTTGACATCGTTGCATTCCGTCAGGCTGTTGATATTTTAATAACTGCTCAGGAGATAATCGTGGATAATGCGAGTTATCCGACGAAGGCAATTGAAAAAAACAGCCGGGATTATAGACCGCTTGGTTTGGGATATGCGAATCTTGGTGCATTGCTTATGTCTCTTGGTTTGCCTTATGATAGTGATGAAGCGCGGGCATATGCAGGAGCTATAACTGCGATAATGACAGGTGAAGCGTATAGACAATCGGCTTTGATAGCGAAGGAGATGGGACCATTTAAAGGATTTGAGCTTAACAGGGAACCAATGCTTGGAGTGATAAGGAAACATATGTCTTATGTTGATAAAATTGATAAAAATTTAATCCCGGATGAACTCTTTGATTCAGCGAAAAAGGTATGGAAGGAGGCCTATGAACTTGGACAAAAGTATGGTTATAGAAATGCACAGGTCACGGTTTTAGCTCCTACTGGGACAATTGGTTTTATGATGGATTGTGATACTACTGGGATTGAACCTGACATCGCTCTTGTAAAGTATAAGAAGCTTGTAGGGGGTGGTTTTTTGAAGATAGTCAATAACACTGTCCCGCTTGCTTTGAAGAAGCTTGGTTATAACGAGAAACAGATAAAGGATATAGTTGATTACATTGACAAAAACGATACAATAGAGGGAGCTCCGCATTTGAAAGAGGAGCATTTGCCTGTTTTTGATTGTGCTTTTAAGCCAGCCAAGGGTAAAAGATTTATTCATTATATGGGTCATGTTAAGATGATGGCTGCTGTTCAACCATTTATCTCCGGCGCAATTTCAAAAACAGTTAATATGCCAAATGATGTAAGCGTAGATGATGTCATACAGTTATTTATAGACGCTTGGAAGATGGGTTTAAAGGCAATCGCCATTTATAGAGATGGTAGCAAAGGAACGCAACCTCTCTCAACAAGTTTGGAGGATAAAAAAGAGGAGAAGAAGATTGAGTATAGACCGATTCGTCGTCGCCTTCCTGATGAAAGAAATTCAATCACACACAAATTTAGCGTTGCTGGTCATGAAGGTTATATAACGGTTGGGATGTACCCAGATGGAACGCCTGGGGAGATTTTCATAACGATGAGTAAAGAAGGTTCAACTTTGAGTGGTTTGATGGATGCGTTCGCAACTGCAATTTCGCTGGCACTTCAATACGGCGTCCCATTGAAAGTTCTCGTTGATAAATTTAGCCATATGAGGTTTGAACCAAGCGGTTATACGAATAATCCCGATATACCGATAGCTAAGTCAATCATTGATTACATTTTCAGATGGCTTGGGAAGAAATTTCTGAAGCCTGAGGAACAGCCAAGCAACCTTGACTATACTGATATTTTAAATGGAACATATTTAGTGGAGAGGGGAGTTGCTCCAAGGAGTGAAGCACTTGAAAAGTATGAGAAACAAGTGTTTGAGTCGCAATCCGATGCCCCACCATGTCCGAGTTGTGGGACGATTATGCAAAGGTCGGGTTCATGTTATGTCTGTCCAAACTGTGGTTCAACGAGTGGTTGCTCGTAA
- the fbp gene encoding class 1 fructose-bisphosphatase, whose amino-acid sequence MQRIITIERFIIEREHEIPGATGEFSKLLTDLALASKIVWREVSKAGLVDIIGSTGKVNISGDVVQKLDEFANEIFINVMQKGGHLCVMASEESKGLIEIPDELAKGKYVLVFDPLDGSSNIDVNVSIGSIFGIFRRVTTSGKGTERDILQPGRNLVAAGYIVYGSSTIFVYTTGNGVHGFTLDPSIGEFLLSHENIRIPKKGDIYSVNEGYYERWDENMKRFINYLKAEDKATGRPYKLRYVGTLVADFHRTLLYGGIFMYPGDKKNPEGKLRLLYEAAPLAYVVEKAGGRASDGFRNILDIEPTSLHQRTPLFIGSEEDVKLAEKFIQGKAED is encoded by the coding sequence ATGCAGAGGATAATAACAATTGAGCGTTTCATCATTGAAAGGGAACATGAAATCCCTGGGGCAACGGGGGAATTCTCAAAACTCTTGACAGACCTTGCCCTTGCATCTAAAATTGTCTGGCGTGAGGTCTCAAAAGCAGGTCTGGTTGATATCATCGGCTCAACTGGAAAAGTTAACATCTCTGGCGATGTTGTTCAGAAACTTGATGAGTTCGCAAATGAAATTTTCATCAATGTGATGCAAAAAGGTGGACATCTTTGTGTCATGGCAAGCGAGGAAAGTAAAGGTTTGATTGAAATCCCAGATGAACTTGCCAAGGGGAAATATGTTCTTGTGTTTGACCCTCTTGATGGGAGTTCAAACATTGATGTGAATGTTTCAATTGGTTCAATTTTTGGAATCTTCCGAAGGGTGACAACTTCTGGAAAGGGAACTGAAAGGGATATCCTTCAGCCGGGACGAAATCTCGTAGCTGCTGGCTATATCGTTTATGGTTCAAGCACGATTTTCGTTTACACAACTGGAAATGGGGTTCATGGGTTTACGCTTGATCCAAGTATTGGGGAGTTTTTGCTTTCGCATGAAAACATTCGCATACCGAAGAAAGGTGATATTTACAGTGTAAATGAAGGATATTATGAGAGATGGGATGAGAATATGAAAAGGTTTATAAATTATCTCAAGGCGGAGGACAAGGCGACGGGACGACCCTATAAGTTGAGATATGTTGGGACGCTTGTTGCTGATTTCCATAGGACGCTTTTATACGGGGGTATTTTTATGTATCCTGGTGATAAGAAAAATCCAGAGGGTAAGTTGCGCTTGCTTTATGAAGCCGCACCCCTTGCTTATGTTGTTGAAAAGGCTGGTGGAAGGGCAAGTGATGGTTTCAGAAACATACTTGACATTGAGCCGACAAGCTTACATCAGCGAACGCCACTTTTCATCGGAAGTGAGGAAGATGTAAAACTGGCTGAAAAATTTATCCAAGGTAAAGCCGAAGATTAA
- the tpiA gene encoding triose-phosphate isomerase, with product MRRMIIAGNWKMNKDIKETFDFILPLKNNLIGQNLSVEVVVCPPFTSLYVVSELLKETSIKLGAQNMFYEVEGAYTGEVSPKMLRSVRCEYVILGHSERRRYFYETDEIVNKKVKKALEFGLKPIICIGETLEERERGKTFEVIERQVKGTLSGLSADEVKSVVIAYEPVWAIGTGRNATPEQAQEAHKFIREVVSGLFDSDLADKLTIQYGGSVTAENAYSLLSQPDVDGALVGGASLKIDSFLKIVKAGEMAYLEKKD from the coding sequence ATGAGAAGGATGATCATTGCCGGGAATTGGAAGATGAACAAGGACATAAAAGAGACATTTGATTTCATTCTGCCGTTAAAAAATAATCTCATCGGTCAAAATTTATCGGTTGAAGTTGTTGTTTGCCCTCCGTTTACATCTCTTTATGTGGTATCTGAATTGCTTAAAGAGACAAGCATAAAGCTTGGGGCACAAAATATGTTTTACGAGGTTGAAGGTGCTTATACTGGTGAGGTGTCTCCAAAGATGTTAAGATCGGTCAGATGTGAATATGTCATACTTGGTCATTCAGAAAGAAGGAGATATTTTTACGAGACGGATGAAATTGTAAATAAAAAAGTGAAGAAGGCGCTTGAATTTGGACTCAAACCGATAATATGTATTGGGGAGACGCTTGAAGAAAGGGAACGGGGGAAAACATTTGAGGTTATTGAAAGGCAGGTTAAGGGGACGCTTTCAGGTTTAAGTGCTGATGAAGTGAAAAGTGTCGTTATAGCTTATGAGCCGGTTTGGGCTATAGGAACAGGTAGAAACGCAACCCCTGAACAGGCACAAGAGGCGCATAAATTCATAAGGGAAGTTGTGTCTGGTTTGTTTGATTCTGATTTAGCTGATAAGTTGACAATTCAGTATGGCGGGAGTGTCACAGCGGAGAATGCTTATTCACTTCTTTCACAGCCAGATGTTGACGGAGCTCTTGTTGGAGGCGCGAGTTTAAAGATTGATTCTTTCCTTAAAATTGTCAAGGCCGGGGAAATGGCTTACCTTGAAAAAAAGGATTAA
- a CDS encoding response regulator: MIVAFTYRIIKASEKMKVLIVDADESMRNLLSKFLAREGFDVYVASSKKEANESFLKNKYDVVIVDENIYNRDQCGIKHFLSDVMPNAKVIYIAPFYALSEDIDFEDERIVRCGNKLFRISELKKLISEIKKSTT; this comes from the coding sequence ATGATTGTTGCATTTACTTACAGAATAATTAAAGCTTCAGAGAAGATGAAGGTTTTAATAGTTGACGCAGACGAATCAATGCGAAATTTATTGAGCAAATTCCTCGCTCGCGAAGGGTTTGATGTCTATGTTGCAAGTTCAAAGAAGGAGGCAAATGAAAGTTTTTTGAAAAATAAGTATGATGTCGTCATCGTTGATGAAAACATTTATAATCGGGATCAGTGTGGTATAAAGCACTTCTTAAGCGATGTTATGCCTAACGCTAAGGTGATTTATATAGCGCCGTTTTACGCTTTGAGCGAGGATATTGATTTTGAGGATGAGAGGATTGTGAGGTGCGGGAATAAACTTTTTAGAATTTCTGAACTGAAGAAGTTAATAAGTGAAATAAAAAAATCCACCACTTAA
- a CDS encoding ABC transporter ATP-binding protein, producing the protein MHDFREDEVLGKAYDSRLMKRLLKYVKPYWKQVAISVFLVLILAVLNPLRPYITKFAIDDYILKSNYVGLFKLSLLLFGLLLVQGVIQYILNYTTEWIGHKTIFDLRMEIFSHLQRLALKFFDKNPTGRLVTRVTNDVESLNEMYSSGIVLIFGDIFTIIGILYFMFKLSFELSLVTLSVLPLLFYATFLFRKKAREAYREVRILIAKINAFLQEHFSGVSVVQVFNRGEEEFKKFDQINSKYRDANIKSIFYYAVFFPVVELISAIGIALIIWYGGGEVIKGAVTIGVLISFIQYTEMFFRPVRDLSEKYNIFQTAMASAERIFKLLDTKIFIKRPENPIKLEKVRGDVEFKNVWFRYKDDSDGVGDDDWILKDVSFKIKAGEKVAIVGATGSGKSTIINLMGKFYEVQRGQILIDGIDIRNIDERELRKHIAIVLQDVMLFSGDILTNITLGNEKIPFERVVESARLIGADKFIEKLPRGYFEPVYERGSNLSVGERQLISFVRALVYDPEILVLDEATSSVDVETEYIIQKAIDKLLENRTAIVIAHRLSTIQNSDKIIVLHKGEVREIGTHEELLEMRGIYYRLYQLQYKDRKVKAGDLSGIVKTSSTKSG; encoded by the coding sequence ATGCACGATTTCAGAGAAGATGAAGTTTTAGGGAAGGCATATGATTCAAGGTTGATGAAGCGACTTTTGAAGTATGTCAAGCCATATTGGAAGCAAGTTGCTATTTCTGTTTTTCTTGTCCTTATCCTTGCGGTGTTAAATCCTTTGCGTCCATACATAACTAAATTTGCGATAGATGATTATATCTTAAAATCAAATTATGTCGGGCTCTTTAAGCTTTCCCTTTTGCTTTTTGGGTTGCTTTTGGTTCAGGGGGTTATACAATACATTTTAAATTATACAACGGAATGGATCGGGCATAAGACGATTTTTGATTTGAGGATGGAAATTTTCTCACACCTTCAGCGACTCGCTTTGAAATTTTTTGATAAAAATCCAACTGGACGACTTGTCACAAGGGTCACAAATGATGTTGAATCTTTAAATGAGATGTATTCGTCTGGAATAGTTCTCATTTTCGGTGATATATTTACGATAATTGGGATTCTTTATTTTATGTTCAAATTGAGCTTTGAGCTTTCGCTTGTGACTTTGAGCGTTTTGCCATTGCTTTTTTATGCGACTTTCCTTTTCAGGAAGAAGGCAAGGGAAGCGTATAGGGAGGTTAGGATTTTGATAGCTAAGATTAATGCTTTTCTACAAGAACACTTCTCAGGTGTAAGTGTTGTTCAGGTTTTCAATAGGGGGGAAGAGGAGTTTAAAAAATTTGATCAGATAAATTCAAAATATCGGGATGCAAATATAAAGTCAATTTTTTACTATGCGGTTTTCTTTCCAGTCGTTGAGCTTATAAGTGCGATTGGTATCGCTTTGATAATCTGGTATGGCGGTGGTGAAGTTATAAAGGGAGCTGTGACGATAGGTGTTTTGATCTCTTTCATTCAGTATACTGAGATGTTTTTTAGACCCGTCAGAGACCTTTCAGAAAAATATAATATTTTCCAGACGGCGATGGCTTCGGCAGAGAGAATTTTTAAGCTTCTTGACACAAAAATTTTCATAAAGCGACCTGAAAATCCCATCAAGCTTGAAAAGGTGAGAGGGGATGTTGAGTTTAAAAATGTTTGGTTCAGATATAAAGACGATTCGGACGGTGTGGGTGATGATGACTGGATTTTGAAGGATGTTTCTTTTAAAATTAAAGCGGGAGAGAAAGTTGCGATAGTTGGTGCAACTGGCTCTGGGAAGAGCACGATTATAAACTTGATGGGTAAATTTTATGAGGTGCAAAGAGGACAAATTTTAATAGATGGGATAGACATAAGAAACATTGACGAAAGAGAATTAAGAAAGCACATAGCGATTGTTTTGCAAGATGTGATGCTTTTTTCTGGTGATATTTTAACTAACATAACACTTGGGAACGAAAAAATCCCTTTTGAAAGGGTTGTTGAATCAGCTCGGTTAATAGGCGCGGATAAGTTTATTGAAAAATTGCCGCGAGGATATTTTGAACCCGTTTATGAGAGAGGATCAAATCTTTCTGTTGGCGAGAGGCAACTTATCTCGTTTGTAAGGGCGCTTGTTTATGACCCAGAAATCCTTGTCCTTGATGAGGCGACTTCAAGCGTTGATGTTGAGACTGAGTATATTATTCAGAAAGCAATTGATAAGCTCCTTGAAAATCGGACTGCGATAGTCATAGCACATAGGTTATCAACAATTCAAAATTCGGACAAGATAATAGTTTTGCACAAAGGTGAGGTTCGTGAGATAGGGACGCATGAGGAGTTGCTTGAGATGAGAGGGATTTATTATCGGCTTTATCAATTGCAGTATAAAGATAGAAAAGTTAAAGCGGGCGATTTATCGGGGATTGTTAAGACAAGCTCGACAAAATCGGGTTAA
- a CDS encoding cytochrome b/b6 domain-containing protein: MLRKAFKSFLLILILKAPLLSQDNSQCFACHDDKTLTMERAGKVISLYVDQKKFEKSVHSSLSCIDCHLGFNPDEIPHKEKIESVDCSICHGNEVVEFNKSKHASVVGCSSCHGDVHGIVKVSRSDFVRRCSNCHVKEFDDFKASVHGNVRNGANCISCHGYHSVKLASSDVCLRCHADKKIVHEKQEFVLKYKESIHGKVVPCSGCHTGHKVLKASDPNSSVARRNISHTCMKCHEEISRNYFESDHGKSFASGFEQAPTCTDCHGEHDIFKVTSSKSKISRANEIEICLRCHLDNPDVRQRMTHTSSFISSYEKSVHGRLYHAGNENAAVCSDCHGAHEMMKVSNPASKVFKFNVASTCGRCHVKVVEEFSQSVHGVALSKGNADSPTCTDCHGEHLILEPTDPRSPVAPRNVALQLCSKCHGSVKFEEKYGLPSGKYKSFVDSYHGLNVRLGNVEAANCASCHGVHDILPSSDPRSSIHKANLVKTCGKCHPGANENFTKGKIHVTVTSTDEKIIYWISTIYIVLIVSIVGSMFIHNVLDWIRKTIDRYKQKHSHGVYHRDELERKTNLYLRMTLEERVQHFALLISFFTLVITGFMLAFPDAWWVVGIRNIGGEGFFKYRGLIHRIAAVVLVLDSIYHLYYIIFTKRGREFIRDIMFRKQDVKDMVQVLKYNLGLSKEKPKFGRFNYIEKSEYWALIWGTVVMTVTGVVLWFENHFMGWFSKTFVDVCNTIHYFEAWLAFLAIIVWHIYYVIFNPDVYPMNFAWLTGYLTEEEMEKEHPLELERIKTQKIKQEV; this comes from the coding sequence ATGCTCAGGAAGGCATTCAAATCATTTTTATTAATTTTGATTTTGAAAGCACCTTTATTGTCGCAGGATAATTCTCAATGTTTTGCCTGTCATGATGATAAAACGCTTACCATGGAACGAGCAGGTAAGGTGATTTCTCTTTATGTTGATCAAAAGAAGTTTGAGAAGTCCGTTCATTCCTCTTTGAGTTGTATTGATTGTCATTTGGGCTTTAACCCTGATGAAATCCCGCACAAAGAAAAAATTGAATCGGTTGATTGCTCAATTTGTCACGGAAACGAGGTGGTTGAGTTTAATAAAAGTAAGCATGCGAGTGTTGTTGGTTGTTCTTCATGCCATGGAGATGTTCATGGGATTGTAAAGGTTTCACGTTCGGATTTCGTTAGGAGATGTTCAAATTGTCATGTTAAAGAATTTGACGATTTTAAAGCCAGCGTTCATGGTAATGTTAGAAATGGCGCTAATTGCATCAGTTGTCATGGATATCATTCTGTTAAGTTAGCTTCTTCTGATGTTTGTTTACGCTGTCATGCTGACAAGAAGATCGTGCACGAGAAGCAGGAGTTCGTTTTGAAATATAAAGAGAGCATTCACGGGAAGGTCGTACCTTGTTCTGGTTGTCATACGGGGCATAAGGTGTTGAAGGCGAGCGATCCGAATTCAAGTGTTGCAAGGCGAAATATATCTCATACATGTATGAAATGTCACGAGGAAATTTCAAGGAATTATTTTGAGTCCGATCATGGGAAATCATTCGCTAGTGGTTTTGAACAGGCGCCGACTTGCACGGACTGTCACGGTGAGCACGATATATTTAAAGTAACGAGTTCAAAATCAAAGATAAGCCGAGCAAATGAGATAGAAATTTGTTTGAGATGTCACCTTGATAATCCGGATGTCAGGCAGAGGATGACGCACACTTCAAGTTTTATATCTTCTTATGAGAAAAGTGTTCATGGGCGATTGTATCACGCTGGGAATGAAAACGCTGCGGTTTGCAGTGATTGTCACGGTGCTCACGAGATGATGAAGGTAAGTAATCCCGCATCAAAGGTCTTTAAGTTCAATGTTGCTTCAACATGCGGACGCTGTCATGTAAAGGTAGTTGAAGAATTCAGTCAAAGCGTTCACGGTGTTGCCCTAAGCAAGGGTAACGCCGATTCGCCTACATGCACGGATTGTCACGGTGAGCATTTAATTCTTGAACCAACCGATCCACGCTCACCGGTTGCGCCGAGAAATGTCGCACTTCAACTTTGTTCAAAATGTCATGGCTCGGTTAAATTTGAAGAGAAGTACGGGCTCCCGTCAGGTAAATATAAATCGTTTGTTGATAGCTATCATGGTTTAAATGTCCGCCTTGGGAATGTTGAAGCAGCAAATTGTGCAAGCTGTCACGGTGTTCACGATATTTTACCATCTTCTGATCCGAGGTCAAGCATTCACAAGGCAAATCTTGTAAAAACATGTGGCAAGTGTCATCCAGGGGCAAATGAAAACTTTACAAAGGGGAAAATCCATGTAACAGTTACAAGCACAGATGAAAAAATCATCTACTGGATATCAACGATTTACATCGTTTTGATCGTCTCAATCGTTGGGTCAATGTTTATTCACAATGTCCTGGACTGGATAAGGAAAACGATAGATAGGTATAAGCAAAAGCATTCGCATGGGGTTTATCATAGGGACGAACTTGAACGGAAGACGAATTTGTATCTTAGGATGACGCTTGAAGAAAGAGTTCAGCATTTTGCGCTTCTTATCAGTTTCTTCACGCTTGTAATAACTGGTTTCATGCTTGCTTTTCCGGATGCCTGGTGGGTTGTTGGTATAAGAAATATCGGTGGTGAAGGATTTTTTAAATACAGGGGTTTAATACACAGAATTGCTGCGGTTGTCTTAGTTCTTGATTCAATTTATCATCTCTATTACATCATCTTCACGAAAAGAGGCAGGGAGTTTATACGGGACATAATGTTTAGGAAGCAAGATGTTAAAGATATGGTTCAAGTTTTAAAATATAATCTTGGGCTTTCAAAGGAGAAGCCGAAGTTTGGCAGGTTCAATTACATTGAGAAGAGTGAATATTGGGCTTTGATCTGGGGGACGGTTGTTATGACGGTGACAGGTGTGGTTCTTTGGTTTGAGAATCATTTCATGGGTTGGTTTTCAAAAACATTTGTTGATGTTTGCAATACAATTCATTATTTTGAAGCGTGGCTTGCTTTCTTGGCTATAATCGTTTGGCATATCTATTATGTGATTTTCAACCCGGATGTTTATCCTATGAATTTTGCTTGGTTGACTGGTTATTTGACTGAAGAGGAGATGGAGAAAGAGCATCCTTTGGAGCTTGAAAGGATAAAAACTCAAAAAATTAAACAAGAGGTTTAG
- a CDS encoding Crp/Fnr family transcriptional regulator — MELKDILWTNIFKGRRKKDEAVESILQQVPAFSHLKPKEISLLASIVHRREYKKGEYIFYQGDPGLGMYIILQGEVLIQYTDPDGNKKDLAILRDGDFFGEIALIDESPRSASAICRIDSEIIGFFRPDLFEIIEKHPKLGIQIVLKLAEIIAERLRRTNQEVTQLKTELEALKLALEQTNQK, encoded by the coding sequence ATGGAACTCAAAGACATACTCTGGACTAATATCTTCAAGGGAAGGAGAAAAAAAGATGAGGCGGTTGAATCAATTCTACAGCAAGTCCCTGCGTTTTCCCACCTCAAACCCAAAGAGATTTCTCTGCTTGCCTCAATAGTTCACAGGCGTGAATACAAAAAAGGTGAATACATATTCTATCAAGGTGACCCTGGGCTGGGGATGTACATAATTCTTCAGGGAGAAGTACTTATTCAATACACAGACCCCGATGGAAATAAAAAAGACCTTGCAATTTTAAGGGATGGTGACTTCTTCGGTGAGATAGCCCTGATTGACGAATCACCACGCTCTGCATCAGCAATATGTAGAATTGATAGCGAGATAATCGGTTTTTTCAGACCCGACCTCTTTGAAATAATTGAAAAACATCCTAAACTTGGAATTCAAATAGTATTAAAACTTGCTGAAATAATCGCAGAAAGATTAAGGCGAACGAACCAAGAAGTAACACAATTAAAAACCGAACTTGAAGCGTTAAAATTAGCCCTTGAACAAACAAACCAAAAGTGA
- a CDS encoding ferritin family protein: MSCENMEVKNIIVEILRTAIEREKDSFDYYYSASLKACEPQVQKFLLELAEMEKEHRRLLEEKLKEIEAQISVTDGIRSSFEYFE, translated from the coding sequence ATGAGTTGCGAAAATATGGAAGTTAAAAACATAATCGTTGAAATTTTGAGGACAGCCATTGAGCGAGAGAAGGATTCGTTTGATTATTATTACTCTGCGTCTTTGAAAGCATGCGAGCCTCAGGTTCAAAAGTTTTTGCTTGAGCTTGCTGAGATGGAGAAAGAGCATCGCCGTTTGCTTGAGGAGAAATTGAAAGAGATTGAGGCACAAATTTCAGTTACAGATGGGATCAGGTCAAGTTTTGAGTATTTTGAATAA